The Limanda limanda chromosome 21, fLimLim1.1, whole genome shotgun sequence genome contains the following window.
ctgtATATTTACTGAAACACAAATCCCCTTTCATCTTCACACACAAGGAAACATCAGAGAACAACACACTTTCAACCCCCTTGTCAACACGTTATTTTAACTGTACAAGCATGGAGCCTCCGAAGGTGATGGTCATGGACGCCGCGTTGGCCCAGGACTTCCCACAGTTGTGTGTGACGAACACACGAGCCCCCCGGCGCAGGAAGGTCATGTACGTGGCCAGGCTGCCCACGGACGAGGGCCGGGTGACCAGCGTGTGAGACACCGCCACCCAGTAGCCGTTGACCACGAGCCACAGGTCCGTCTTCTGGCCAGTGTTGCTGGTCTGAGTGGAGAAGAAGAACTGGTAGATCCCGTTGACCGGAGCCCTGAACACCCCGGTTCCTCGGCTGAAGGCCCGGCCCACGTTCACCAGCACCTTGCTGTACTTGATCCGGTTCACCTTGCCGGAGAGTTGACCCGGGAAGGAGGCGAAGAAGTGGACCTTTCTGCTGAGCACTGAAACATGGAGAGGTTCCATTATCTCCTGTTTCCACTGAGACCTTTTTGGGTTTCTTGGTTCtatgtttgattgtttgtcagcaggattttaCAAAAACTGGGAATTTTCCCACAAAAAAtatctgtttgttgtgtttttgttcacttTCTATAacattttctcagagaataattcatgaaaattAATGAAACATGTTAAAGGCACCgatgtctgtgagtgtgtggagtTTGGTGAAGCTTGAATGGATTTAAGGGATTTAGCTAAAACCTGAGTGACATTCTAATTTGGGATGATTCTATTTCTACTGGAAACTCCCAAAAcaccaaattaaatataataataactttggtaaatgtgtatttttgtgttgttgctgagAGCAGATCTGTCAGTGCTTAAGCCACAGACACATTCATTTATagctttattattatgataatgatTATGATAGTTATTAaagcacaaacatacacaaagtTACAAGTACTTAAACGAAGtagaaaaatgttgaatccaTGATTAAACTTGAATGTAAAGCACCATCTCTCACCTGCGCTAAATATTGAAATGATTTGAAACAATATCTCATCTAACTCTCTGCAAGCAAGTGAATAATCCCACATTTCctcaaaaatataataatattcctTTGAAATGAGATCATTGTTTGGATGTTGTGGTTGGAAAACAGAGAGTGACTCACCTTTCCTTGTGATACACTTCCAGTTGATCTTGTCTCGGCTCTTACAGGACTGGTTTTTTCTGCAGCGCGCACACACCAGTGTGTTGACATCTGAGAACAGACGCACAACATCGTTCACACCTCAGAATCCAACTGTGGAAAAAAACTACTGCAAAACCACAAACTGTGACCGAAGCTTTAAGATCCAAGGGTTCAGATTTGTTCAGGCGAATctcttaatattaatattagtaTGTAATCCAGGGGCATAAGACTATAGGGGAGATTGTCTGtacacaaacaggaagaagtTTGGGTTTAATCCAGAACCTGGAGAAGAGTTGACCTTGATAAACGAGTGGATGAATTGAATCCGTCAGACATTCACACGCAGGAGACAAGAGGTGAACACACACCAGCTGGTCTCAAATCAGAAAACCTGACATCTGAATACCTTCTTCAATGTTTAATGTAAATAATGAACCTTGTTTTAAAAGTGTCTTTGCAGAATGAGCATTTTTATACACATCTAAATAGAAAATGTGAATAACTGTCATTTATCGTCAAAGTTTCTTTATGTATTAGAACAGTTGCACCAggttaaagtgttttttattgtcGTTGCCTTTACTTCCTTCCTTGAGTTTAGTTTCCTTCACTTGAGGACCCCTCACCAGATTTCCCTCCACCAACGTGCCGGGGTCACTCACCCGCACAGTAAGCCAGATCACAGGACGCCGGCTTGGTGAACTTGTACACGTAGTAGTTGCCGAGACACTTCTTGACCTGGATGGGTGTGGATTTGAAAGCGCAGCAGTTCTTCTTCCAGTGGCCGCAGACCTTCCGGGTGACGATGCCGTCCCTCCTGCTCGGGTGCGGCCCGCTCAGCCACAGCGGGGCGTGGGTGCTGCACTTGTTCACCGGGACGCACCGCTCGGGCATCTGGATGCTCGTACCCTTGTAGAAGAGGCGGTACCAGcctgtgatgaaaaagaaaatgatcagAACCAGTGTCTTTATGgctgaatgaaaatgtttttgcacAGGAGATGAAGTCACCTTTCCATTTGGCGTTGCGGTCGCACATCTTCAACTTGGTGGAGGAGTTGGTGGCTCGCCAGGCCTGGTCCAGGACGGAGTAGTGGAAGCAGGGGTCACTCTTCCTCCTGGAGTCTTCCTCAGACACACGCAGGTCGtactcctcctcatcactcgTGCCATAAGTAAGAAGGGTTGTTCCTGCAGATGACAGAGAGATTAAAAAAGAGAATGAGgaataaatattgtatattttagGGTCaagaatgttgtttttttattgactgACCGAAGTCGCTCTGAGTCTTTTTCTTCAGGCTCTTCATGTTCACCTGggaatgaaaataaagacattcaGAAACAGATACATGTGGAGGGAAGATTATATTACAGATTAGATTATAGATCCTAGATTATAGATCCTAGATTATAGATCCTAGATTATAGATCCTAGATTATAGATCCTAGATTATAGATTAGATTGATCACCTGCGTCAGAGCGTCCTGCTGAAGTGAGGTTTGCTCACACTGTGGATTATTCATCTGCTGCAGTGAACAGCACAGGAAACAGTTGTTTTAACCACAGATtcacatgtcaaataaaaatatcaaattaataataaa
Protein-coding sequences here:
- the LOC133028134 gene encoding uncharacterized protein LOC133028134: MAASVPGRLQLHFWTEGGSGDTMVALAVAVFVTLSSCALGCSGNMNSSELNLQSLKIQPADVFKQMNNPQCEQTSLQQDALTQVNMKSLKKKTQSDFGTTLLTYGTSDEEEYDLRVSEEDSRRKSDPCFHYSVLDQAWRATNSSTKLKMCDRNAKWKGWYRLFYKGTSIQMPERCVPVNKCSTHAPLWLSGPHPSRRDGIVTRKVCGHWKKNCCAFKSTPIQVKKCLGNYYVYKFTKPASCDLAYCADVNTLVCARCRKNQSCKSRDKINWKCITRKVLSRKVHFFASFPGQLSGKVNRIKYSKVLVNVGRAFSRGTGVFRAPVNGIYQFFFSTQTSNTGQKTDLWLVVNGYWVAVSHTLVTRPSSVGSLATYMTFLRRGARVFVTHNCGKSWANAASMTITFGGSMLVQLK